A section of the Stenotrophomonas sp. 364 genome encodes:
- a CDS encoding DUF2339 domain-containing protein, producing the protein MEALIALVAVVLLLIPVLLIVALVMIAGLRRRVAALELQQFDGRPAHVADPARAEAPGARSVHWADQPYQARAPVAAAAGPPANATGPSLPEATASTAPVEAAAPAPVAPPSRPPPLLPAPSTPPSPSGPGLGEPIVGAIKHWFTDGNVPVKIGMLVLLAGVAALLKYASDQGWLNAPIELRLAAIAAAALGGLVFGWVQRDRRRLFALALQGGAIGVLLLTIFAAFKRYDLIDALPAFAMSVLLIAGMGVLAVVQNSRTLAVLGILAGFMAPIWLSTGSGNHVALFSYYAVLNAAILAIAWWRPWRVLNLLGFAFTFGIGTAWGVLQYNADKFSSTEPFLLLFFAFYLLIPILYGRRQPAETRDLVDGSLVFGTPLIAFSLQAGMLHDDRLALSLCALGLAALYAVLGWALIRRPRYAALGQSHAVLAVGFATLAVPLALSARATASVFALEGAGLVWLGLRQKRWLPQIAGALLQLGAAFGFVVGADYWHSDATAIANPTFMSGLLLAVAGFASAWCYRRARQDSPAIVYYLWGLLWWLGGVIHEVGRFVDRDSRPDALLIAVAFSAWVAAEVHRRAPARALVLTTLAMLLAAFPLALWQADVHQQPFAGYGALAWAVFALLGVRSLWCLRGGQDRVALAAQFSWWLLWPSVVSLACMWLADRFALAQGWSLALALLPWLLVAATALLRWPWLAMPLGARFDVLRSALTATLFGVLGVSWLCLLVQPASPAPLPWLPLLNPMELAQLAVLALAARWLWSAPAPAGLRGQRVPVLAIAGFALLTSTTLHSVHHWGGVAWNDALWSSTLAQTSLTLVWSVLGVISWVWGSRRGQRTLWLVGAVLMGVVLAKLVLIDRQHLGNLLGISSFIAYGLLCTVVGYLAPAPPRAPDVTVEPQS; encoded by the coding sequence ATGGAAGCGTTGATTGCCTTGGTGGCGGTGGTGCTGCTGCTGATCCCGGTGCTGCTGATCGTGGCGCTGGTGATGATCGCCGGCCTGCGTCGGCGGGTTGCGGCGTTGGAACTGCAGCAGTTCGACGGTCGGCCGGCCCATGTCGCTGACCCCGCACGCGCCGAAGCGCCCGGGGCGCGTTCGGTGCATTGGGCCGACCAGCCCTACCAGGCCCGCGCACCGGTGGCTGCCGCCGCCGGACCGCCCGCCAACGCAACCGGGCCGTCCCTGCCAGAAGCCACGGCGTCGACCGCGCCTGTCGAGGCGGCCGCTCCGGCGCCTGTCGCGCCCCCCAGCCGGCCGCCACCGCTGCTGCCGGCCCCCAGCACGCCGCCGTCGCCTTCGGGGCCGGGCCTGGGCGAGCCCATTGTGGGGGCCATCAAACACTGGTTCACCGACGGCAATGTGCCGGTCAAGATCGGCATGCTGGTGCTGCTGGCGGGTGTCGCCGCGCTGCTCAAGTACGCCAGTGACCAGGGCTGGTTGAACGCACCGATCGAGCTGAGGTTGGCGGCCATTGCCGCCGCTGCGCTGGGCGGGCTGGTATTCGGCTGGGTCCAGCGCGACCGCCGGCGCCTGTTTGCGCTGGCGCTGCAGGGCGGGGCGATCGGCGTGCTGCTGCTGACCATCTTTGCCGCGTTCAAGCGCTACGACCTGATCGATGCCTTGCCGGCCTTTGCGATGAGCGTACTGCTCATTGCCGGCATGGGCGTGCTGGCCGTGGTGCAGAACTCGCGCACGCTGGCGGTGCTGGGCATCCTGGCCGGGTTCATGGCGCCGATCTGGCTGTCCACCGGCAGCGGCAACCACGTGGCGCTGTTCTCGTACTACGCCGTGCTCAATGCGGCGATCCTGGCCATTGCCTGGTGGCGCCCGTGGCGCGTACTCAACCTGCTCGGGTTTGCTTTCACTTTCGGCATCGGCACCGCGTGGGGCGTGCTGCAGTACAACGCCGACAAGTTCAGCAGCACCGAGCCGTTCCTGCTGCTGTTCTTCGCCTTCTACCTGCTGATTCCGATCCTGTATGGCCGTCGCCAGCCGGCGGAGACGCGCGACCTGGTCGACGGCAGCCTGGTGTTCGGTACGCCGCTGATCGCCTTCTCGCTGCAGGCAGGCATGCTGCATGACGACCGGCTTGCACTGTCCCTGTGTGCCCTGGGCCTGGCGGCGTTGTACGCGGTGCTCGGCTGGGCGCTGATCCGGCGTCCGCGTTACGCCGCATTGGGCCAGTCGCACGCGGTGCTGGCCGTGGGCTTTGCCACCCTGGCGGTACCGTTGGCCCTGTCTGCGCGCGCCACCGCCAGCGTGTTCGCGCTGGAAGGCGCCGGGCTGGTCTGGCTGGGCCTGCGCCAGAAGCGGTGGCTGCCCCAGATCGCCGGCGCGCTGCTGCAGCTGGGCGCGGCGTTCGGGTTCGTGGTGGGCGCCGACTACTGGCACAGCGATGCCACCGCGATCGCCAATCCCACCTTCATGAGCGGGCTGCTGCTGGCCGTGGCCGGCTTCGCTTCGGCGTGGTGCTACCGGCGCGCACGCCAGGATTCGCCCGCCATCGTGTATTACCTGTGGGGCCTGCTGTGGTGGCTGGGCGGCGTGATCCACGAGGTGGGCCGGTTCGTCGACCGCGACAGCCGCCCGGATGCCCTGCTGATCGCGGTGGCCTTCAGCGCCTGGGTGGCGGCCGAAGTACATCGCCGCGCACCGGCCCGCGCACTGGTGCTGACCACGCTGGCGATGCTGCTGGCCGCGTTCCCGCTGGCGCTGTGGCAGGCCGACGTGCACCAGCAGCCGTTCGCCGGCTATGGCGCGCTGGCCTGGGCCGTGTTCGCGCTGCTGGGCGTGCGCAGCCTGTGGTGCCTGCGCGGTGGGCAGGACCGGGTGGCGCTGGCGGCACAGTTCAGCTGGTGGTTGTTGTGGCCCAGCGTCGTGTCGCTGGCGTGCATGTGGCTGGCCGATCGCTTCGCGCTGGCGCAGGGCTGGTCGCTGGCGCTGGCCCTGCTGCCGTGGCTGCTGGTCGCCGCTACCGCACTGCTGCGCTGGCCGTGGTTGGCGATGCCGCTGGGGGCACGCTTCGACGTCCTGCGTAGCGCGCTCACCGCCACGCTGTTTGGTGTGCTGGGCGTGAGCTGGCTGTGCCTGCTGGTCCAACCGGCCTCGCCCGCACCGCTGCCGTGGCTGCCCCTGCTCAATCCGATGGAACTGGCGCAGCTGGCCGTGCTGGCACTGGCGGCGCGATGGCTGTGGTCGGCACCGGCACCGGCCGGGCTGCGCGGTCAGCGCGTCCCGGTGCTGGCCATCGCCGGCTTCGCCCTGCTCACCAGCACCACCCTGCACAGCGTGCACCACTGGGGCGGGGTGGCCTGGAACGACGCGCTGTGGTCGTCGACCCTGGCCCAGACCAGCCTCACCCTGGTCTGGAGCGTGCTCGGCGTGATCAGCTGGGTGTGGGGCTCGCGCCGCGGCCAGCGCACCCTGTGGCTGGTGGGCGCGGTGCTGATGGGCGTCGTGTTGGCCAAACTGGTGCTGATCGATCGCCAGCACCTGGGCAACCTGCTTGGCATTTCCTCCTTCATCGCCTACGGCCTGCTGTGCACGGTTGTGGGCTACCTCGCGCCGGCACCGCCGCGCGCGCCGGACGTTACCGTGGAGCCTCAGTCGTGA
- the gap gene encoding type I glyceraldehyde-3-phosphate dehydrogenase, which yields MAIKVGINGFGRIGRNVLRSAVLNFGNDIEIVAINDLLEPDYLAYMLKYDSVHGRFKADVEVSGSDLLVNGKKIRLTQERDPANLKWDEVGVDVVIESTGLFLTKDTAQKHIDAGAKKVILSAPSKDDTPMFVFGVNDSTYAGQAIISNASCTTNCLAPLAKVINDKWGIKRGLMTTVHAATATQKTVDGPSNKDWRGGRGILENIIPSSTGAAKAVGVVIPELNKKLTGMSFRVPTSDVSVVDLTVELEKEATYAEICAEVKAQSEGALKGILGYTEDKVVATDFRGETHTSVFDADAGIALDSTFVKLVSWYDNEWGYSNKCLEMAKVVAAK from the coding sequence ATGGCAATCAAGGTTGGCATCAACGGTTTCGGTCGCATCGGGCGCAACGTGCTGCGCTCGGCCGTGCTGAACTTCGGCAATGACATCGAAATCGTCGCCATCAACGATCTGCTGGAGCCGGACTACCTGGCATACATGCTGAAGTACGACTCCGTGCATGGCCGCTTCAAGGCCGACGTGGAAGTGTCCGGCAGCGACCTGCTCGTCAACGGCAAGAAGATCCGCCTGACCCAGGAGCGCGACCCGGCCAACCTGAAGTGGGACGAAGTGGGCGTGGACGTGGTGATCGAGTCCACCGGCCTGTTCCTGACCAAGGACACCGCGCAGAAGCACATCGATGCCGGTGCCAAGAAGGTGATCCTGTCGGCGCCGTCCAAGGACGATACCCCGATGTTCGTGTTCGGCGTGAACGACAGCACCTACGCCGGCCAGGCCATCATCTCCAACGCCTCGTGCACCACCAACTGCCTGGCCCCGCTGGCAAAGGTCATCAATGACAAGTGGGGCATCAAGCGCGGCCTGATGACCACCGTGCATGCGGCCACCGCCACGCAGAAGACCGTCGATGGCCCGTCCAACAAGGACTGGCGCGGCGGCCGCGGCATCCTGGAGAACATCATTCCGTCCTCCACCGGTGCAGCCAAGGCCGTGGGCGTGGTGATTCCGGAACTGAACAAGAAGCTCACCGGCATGAGCTTCCGCGTGCCGACCTCGGACGTGTCGGTGGTCGACCTGACCGTCGAGCTGGAAAAGGAAGCCACCTACGCCGAGATCTGCGCCGAAGTGAAGGCACAGAGCGAAGGCGCGCTGAAGGGCATCCTGGGCTACACCGAAGACAAGGTGGTGGCCACCGACTTCCGCGGCGAGACCCACACCTCGGTGTTCGATGCCGATGCCGGCATCGCGCTGGACAGCACCTTCGTCAAGCTGGTGTCGTGGTACGACAACGAATGGGGCTACTCCAACAAGTGCCTGGAAATGGCCAAGGTTGTCGCCGCCAAGTAA
- a CDS encoding OmpW family outer membrane protein has protein sequence MRNTSPLLLSALAAALALAAAPAMAQSKGDWTIGAGVHQVAPKSNNGSLAGGTLKVDVDNDVKPTITGEYFIADNLGIEILAALPFKHDINIAGLGNVGSTKHLPPVVSLQYHFNSKGKVSPFVGAGINYTTFFSEKTSGALAGSKLKMDDSWGLAAHAGLDFAINDKGSLRVDVRWMDIDSKVKLDGEKIGTVNIDPLAYGVSYVFKF, from the coding sequence ATGCGCAACACCTCCCCCCTCCTGCTGTCCGCCCTGGCCGCCGCACTTGCGCTGGCTGCCGCCCCGGCCATGGCCCAGTCCAAGGGCGACTGGACGATCGGTGCCGGCGTGCACCAGGTCGCCCCGAAGTCCAACAACGGCTCGCTGGCCGGCGGCACGCTGAAGGTGGACGTCGACAACGACGTCAAGCCGACCATCACCGGTGAGTACTTCATTGCCGACAATCTGGGCATCGAGATCCTGGCCGCGCTGCCGTTCAAGCACGACATCAACATCGCCGGCCTGGGCAACGTGGGCAGCACCAAGCACCTGCCGCCGGTGGTGTCACTGCAATACCACTTCAACAGCAAGGGCAAGGTGTCCCCGTTCGTGGGCGCCGGCATCAACTACACCACGTTCTTCAGCGAGAAGACCAGCGGCGCGCTGGCCGGCAGCAAGCTGAAGATGGACGACTCCTGGGGCCTGGCGGCGCACGCCGGTCTGGATTTCGCGATCAACGACAAGGGCTCGCTTCGCGTCGATGTGCGTTGGATGGACATCGACAGCAAGGTGAAGCTCGACGGCGAGAAGATCGGCACCGTCAACATCGACCCGCTGGCCTACGGCGTGTCCTACGTGTTCAAGTTCTGA
- a CDS encoding aspartate/glutamate racemase family protein, translating to MSWESSAHYYRMINEQVRDALGGMHSARMLLWSFDFADIEAMQRAGDWAAATAAMVDVARRLQGAGATALVICTNTMHLMADEVQAAVEVPLLHIADPVGEAIGALGLARVGLLGTAFTMEQDFYRVRLAQRHGLEVLVPDADDRAQVHRIIYEELVQGRVLDSSRAVYRAVMQRLVDRGAQAIILGCTEIMLLVGDEDATVPLFDTAALHAQAAARHLLAPR from the coding sequence ATGAGCTGGGAAAGTTCGGCGCACTACTACCGGATGATCAATGAGCAGGTACGCGATGCCTTGGGTGGCATGCACTCGGCGCGCATGCTGCTGTGGTCGTTCGACTTCGCCGATATCGAGGCGATGCAGCGGGCGGGCGACTGGGCCGCCGCCACGGCGGCAATGGTCGATGTTGCGCGTCGGCTGCAAGGGGCCGGGGCAACGGCGCTGGTGATCTGCACCAACACGATGCACCTGATGGCCGACGAGGTGCAGGCAGCCGTGGAAGTGCCGTTGCTGCACATCGCCGATCCGGTGGGGGAGGCGATCGGCGCGCTGGGGCTTGCGCGGGTGGGCTTGCTCGGCACGGCCTTTACCATGGAGCAGGATTTCTACCGGGTGCGGCTGGCGCAGCGGCACGGGCTGGAAGTCCTGGTGCCCGACGCCGACGACCGTGCGCAGGTGCACCGGATCATTTACGAGGAACTGGTGCAGGGGCGAGTGCTGGATTCATCGCGCGCGGTGTACCGGGCGGTGATGCAGCGGCTGGTCGACCGCGGCGCGCAGGCGATCATCCTGGGCTGCACCGAGATCATGCTGCTGGTAGGCGACGAGGATGCCACCGTGCCGCTGTTCGACACGGCAGCGCTGCATGCGCAGGCCGCAGCCCGGCATCTTCTTGCACCGCGGTAG
- a CDS encoding S1/P1 nuclease: protein MKIASLIPATALALALTLVSTDALAWGAQGHRLVARVAETRLTPAAQAEVNRLLASEPDPTLHAIAPWADQLRAKDPGLGKRSARWHYVNIGEDNCHYEVQKHCKGGNCIVEALKVQTAILGDRSKSDAERAQALKFVVHFTGDIHQPMHAGYGHDKGGNDFQVQFNNRGTNLHSLWDSGMLNELKLDDDQYLKRLMALPAPKLGKRSSINTDAVQWAEASCRIAIAPGVYPGKRTLAPEYAATYRPVAEQELRLAGERLAVLLNATLGKR, encoded by the coding sequence ATGAAGATCGCCTCCCTGATTCCGGCCACGGCCCTCGCCCTGGCCCTCACCCTTGTTTCCACCGATGCCCTGGCCTGGGGCGCACAAGGCCACCGCCTGGTCGCCCGCGTGGCCGAAACGCGCCTCACGCCGGCGGCCCAGGCCGAAGTGAACCGCCTGCTCGCCAGCGAGCCCGACCCGACCCTGCACGCCATCGCCCCCTGGGCGGACCAGCTGCGCGCCAAGGACCCGGGCCTGGGCAAACGCTCGGCGCGCTGGCATTACGTCAACATCGGCGAAGACAACTGCCATTACGAGGTGCAGAAGCACTGCAAGGGCGGCAACTGCATTGTCGAGGCGTTGAAGGTGCAGACCGCGATCCTCGGCGACCGCAGCAAGAGCGATGCCGAGCGCGCCCAGGCGCTGAAGTTCGTGGTGCATTTCACCGGCGACATCCACCAGCCCATGCATGCCGGTTACGGCCACGACAAGGGCGGCAACGACTTCCAGGTGCAGTTCAACAACCGCGGCACCAACCTGCACTCGCTATGGGACAGCGGCATGCTCAACGAGCTCAAGCTCGATGACGACCAGTACCTCAAACGCCTGATGGCCCTGCCCGCACCCAAGCTGGGCAAGCGCTCGAGCATCAACACCGACGCGGTGCAGTGGGCCGAGGCCAGCTGCCGCATCGCCATTGCACCTGGCGTTTACCCGGGCAAGCGTACGCTTGCGCCGGAGTATGCCGCGACCTACCGCCCGGTTGCGGAACAGGAGCTGCGCCTGGCCGGCGAACGCCTGGCCGTGCTGCTCAACGCCACGCTGGGCAAACGCTGA
- a CDS encoding MBL fold metallo-hydrolase — protein MSLHVASFFHPDSHTFSYVVHDPATLQAAVIDPVLDYDPDTDALGSGPLQPLLAHVQDNALQVHWLLETHAHADHVSAGRWLRQQWPQATLAMGDGIVQVQKTFAPRYALDVATDGSQFDHLFADGEHFALGGIDAEVIAVPGHTSDSVAYRIGDALFTGDSLFMPDGGTARCDFPGGDAAQLYRSIQRLLALPDATRVFICHDYGPGGRAVANQTTIGEQRARNIHLRDGVSEADFVATRQARDATLAEPKLMHPSVKANIQGGPPK, from the coding sequence ATGTCACTGCACGTCGCCAGTTTCTTCCACCCCGACAGCCACACCTTCAGCTACGTGGTGCATGATCCGGCGACGTTGCAGGCTGCGGTGATCGATCCGGTGCTGGACTACGACCCGGACACCGACGCGCTCGGTTCCGGGCCGCTGCAGCCGCTGCTTGCCCACGTGCAGGACAACGCGCTGCAGGTGCACTGGCTGCTGGAAACCCACGCCCATGCCGACCACGTCAGTGCCGGCCGCTGGCTCAGGCAGCAGTGGCCACAAGCCACGTTGGCGATGGGCGACGGGATCGTGCAGGTGCAGAAGACCTTCGCGCCGCGTTACGCGCTGGACGTGGCGACCGACGGGTCGCAGTTCGACCACCTGTTCGCCGATGGCGAGCATTTCGCACTGGGCGGCATCGATGCCGAGGTGATCGCGGTGCCCGGCCACACCAGCGACAGCGTGGCCTACCGCATCGGCGACGCGCTGTTCACCGGGGACTCGCTGTTCATGCCCGATGGCGGCACCGCCCGCTGCGATTTCCCCGGTGGCGATGCGGCGCAGCTGTACCGGTCGATCCAGCGCCTGCTGGCGCTCCCCGACGCCACCCGCGTGTTCATCTGCCATGACTACGGCCCCGGTGGGCGTGCGGTGGCCAACCAGACCACCATCGGCGAACAGCGCGCGCGCAACATCCACCTGCGCGATGGGGTCAGCGAAGCCGACTTCGTCGCCACCCGACAGGCACGCGACGCGACGCTGGCCGAACCGAAGCTGATGCATCCCTCGGTGAAGGCCAACATCCAGGGCGGCCCACCAAAGTAG
- a CDS encoding TonB family protein, which yields MAETLNALLQASVWLAITVVLLAAVRPLLLALGGAALVYRSWWCVPVLLVALHLPLPMGPMVDALPVLAAAVAWTAPVVVPAAPVWPWLLLLAWALGALGMGGASWRAQRRFERAMGTLRPRADGTWQASADPGLPALVGLWAPRIVVGPAFEADFSPAEQHLILQHERSHRRHGDPWANAVLALLRCVFWFHPLLPWAARRFLRDQELACDARTVDPHPALRRLYANALLKAQLVHPVAPMACHWRSQPMLKERIAMLKEHKRNALPWMTGQVLVMGLCVGMGTVAWASQGGAGAGPSTSAEPAALANAAAGDVDAEALTTAPPTYPKAAFDQGLSGKVVLRVEVDASGKVGNVRVLSSTPAGVFDAASVAAAKEWTFAPARRNGTAVASALKIPMTFELNASGPTQ from the coding sequence ATGGCTGAGACGCTCAACGCACTCCTGCAGGCCAGTGTGTGGCTGGCGATCACGGTGGTGCTGCTGGCCGCGGTGCGACCGCTGTTACTGGCCTTGGGTGGGGCGGCGCTGGTGTATCGCAGTTGGTGGTGCGTGCCGGTACTGCTGGTGGCGCTGCACCTGCCGTTGCCGATGGGGCCGATGGTCGATGCATTGCCGGTGCTGGCCGCCGCCGTCGCCTGGACCGCCCCGGTCGTGGTGCCCGCCGCGCCGGTGTGGCCGTGGTTGCTGCTGCTGGCGTGGGCACTGGGGGCACTGGGCATGGGCGGTGCAAGCTGGCGCGCGCAACGCCGCTTCGAGCGGGCCATGGGCACGTTGCGGCCGCGCGCCGACGGCACCTGGCAGGCCAGCGCCGACCCCGGCCTGCCGGCGTTGGTGGGGCTGTGGGCACCGCGCATCGTGGTTGGCCCGGCGTTCGAGGCGGATTTCAGCCCGGCCGAACAGCATCTGATTCTGCAGCACGAACGCAGCCATCGCCGCCATGGCGATCCCTGGGCCAATGCCGTGCTGGCCCTGCTGCGCTGCGTGTTCTGGTTCCATCCGCTGCTGCCGTGGGCGGCGCGCCGGTTCCTGCGTGACCAGGAGCTGGCCTGCGACGCACGCACGGTCGACCCGCATCCGGCCCTGCGCCGGCTCTACGCCAACGCGCTGCTCAAGGCGCAGTTGGTTCACCCGGTTGCACCGATGGCCTGCCATTGGCGCAGCCAACCGATGTTGAAGGAGCGAATTGCCATGTTGAAGGAACACAAGCGGAACGCACTGCCGTGGATGACCGGGCAGGTGCTGGTGATGGGGCTGTGCGTGGGGATGGGAACGGTGGCGTGGGCCAGCCAGGGCGGCGCAGGCGCGGGGCCGTCGACCAGCGCCGAGCCCGCCGCGCTGGCCAATGCCGCCGCGGGCGACGTGGATGCCGAGGCTCTCACCACGGCGCCGCCGACCTATCCCAAAGCGGCCTTTGACCAGGGGCTTTCCGGCAAGGTCGTGCTGCGCGTGGAGGTGGATGCGAGCGGCAAGGTGGGCAATGTCCGCGTCCTCAGTTCAACCCCGGCCGGCGTGTTCGACGCGGCCTCGGTGGCGGCGGCGAAAGAATGGACTTTCGCGCCGGCGCGTCGGAATGGAACCGCCGTTGCCTCGGCGTTGAAGATTCCGATGACGTTTGAATTGAATGCGTCGGGCCCGACACAGTGA
- a CDS encoding BlaI/MecI/CopY family transcriptional regulator, with the protein MSQISEAEAVVMDVLWRSHPLGADEVVAALAERDWAEPTIKTLLNRLLTKGAISASRDGRRYLYSPVLQRQAWVAEQSSGMLDKLFDGRVAPLVAHFSQRGALSPQDIAELKALIEGLDHG; encoded by the coding sequence ATGAGCCAGATCAGCGAAGCCGAAGCAGTGGTGATGGACGTGTTGTGGCGCAGCCACCCGCTGGGCGCCGACGAGGTGGTGGCCGCCCTGGCGGAGCGTGACTGGGCCGAGCCCACCATCAAGACCCTGCTCAACCGGTTGTTGACCAAGGGCGCGATCAGCGCCAGCCGCGATGGGCGTCGCTACCTCTACTCGCCGGTGCTGCAGCGCCAGGCCTGGGTGGCCGAGCAGAGCAGCGGCATGCTGGACAAGCTGTTCGACGGGCGCGTGGCACCGCTGGTAGCGCACTTCAGCCAGCGCGGCGCACTCAGTCCGCAGGATATCGCCGAGCTCAAGGCGCTGATCGAGGGGCTGGACCATGGCTGA
- a CDS encoding flavin reductase family protein produces MKRYRKLDYPVDEVRRFLEPGPVVLVSSAWKGQRNVMTLGWHMVLAFTPSLVGTMISSGNHSFELIRRSRQCVINLPTVDLLDTVVGIGNCSGAEVDKFERFGLDTSPAHDVDAPLLAQCPASFECRLHDASQVKRHGLFIWEVVKAHVAKVPKRPRTLHYRGDGQFMLSGTDVSRRRLFKPEML; encoded by the coding sequence ATGAAACGCTACCGAAAGCTGGACTACCCGGTGGACGAGGTACGCCGCTTCCTGGAACCCGGTCCGGTGGTGCTGGTCAGTTCGGCGTGGAAGGGCCAGCGCAACGTGATGACGCTGGGCTGGCACATGGTTCTGGCGTTCACGCCATCGCTAGTGGGTACGATGATTTCCAGCGGCAACCACAGTTTTGAGCTGATCCGGCGCAGCCGCCAGTGCGTGATCAACCTGCCCACCGTGGACCTGCTCGACACCGTGGTGGGCATCGGCAACTGCAGCGGTGCCGAGGTCGACAAGTTCGAACGCTTCGGGCTGGATACCTCCCCCGCCCACGACGTGGATGCGCCGCTGCTGGCGCAGTGCCCGGCCAGCTTCGAGTGCCGGCTGCACGATGCCAGCCAGGTGAAGCGACACGGCCTTTTCATCTGGGAGGTGGTCAAGGCGCACGTGGCGAAGGTGCCCAAACGGCCTCGAACCCTGCACTACCGTGGCGATGGGCAGTTCATGCTGTCCGGCACCGACGTGTCGCGTCGCCGTCTGTTCAAACCGGAAATGCTGTAA
- a CDS encoding acetyl-CoA hydrolase/transferase C-terminal domain-containing protein, whose translation MTDHLTDLDAATDWLLQRVDGPLRIGAPLALGKPHRLLNALYARVENDPARPLQIYTALSLNPPKPAAGGLEARFMAPFAQRHFGDDFPRLAYADAMVRDRLPAHVQVEEFYMQSGALLGSSQAQRSYTSLNYTHAADAVAQRAPHAIVQKVAMRPDDRRLSLSCNNDITQDTLDAMAARGLPRPLMIAEIDPQLPYLGGSATVDVSFFDLVITPPPPYPALFGLPRQPVTDADYAIGLYASALVRDGGTLQIGIGTLADAISHALVLRHTDNARYRQILHALDPSLASHPTVLECGGLDPFEIGLYGCSEMLNEGFRRLVQTGVIRRKVHDDLGLMQRIENGSTLTIDHATLEAEGEYLHGAFYLGSPEFYQWLRDLPDDERGAIGMRRISEINQLYGGNEALERVQRRHARFFNSCMIATALGAAASDALEDGRVVSGVGGQYNFVAMAHALPEARSALMFRAVREDKGKVQSNVRWNYGHTTIPRHLRDIYINEYGIADLRNLTDEDCVTGMTAITDAAFQDTLLQTAKAAKKLDAAFVAPPHWQQRNTAAVVSAALAPFRQSGLLPDYPLGSDFTEVEQHLVKALGWLKQNTQTRGSKLRTVLAALRQPAGDGDAVYLQRMGLDAPKTFGEKVEARLVRLGLARTA comes from the coding sequence ATGACCGATCACCTTACCGACCTCGACGCGGCCACCGACTGGTTGCTGCAGCGGGTGGACGGCCCGCTGCGCATCGGCGCGCCGCTGGCCCTGGGCAAACCGCATCGGCTGCTCAATGCGTTGTATGCACGCGTGGAGAATGACCCGGCACGGCCGCTGCAGATCTATACCGCGCTGTCGTTGAACCCGCCCAAGCCCGCCGCGGGCGGGTTGGAGGCGCGCTTCATGGCGCCGTTCGCGCAACGCCATTTCGGCGACGATTTCCCGCGCCTGGCCTATGCCGACGCGATGGTCCGCGACCGCCTGCCAGCGCACGTGCAGGTGGAAGAGTTCTACATGCAGTCCGGTGCCCTGCTCGGCTCCTCGCAGGCGCAGCGCAGCTACACCAGCCTCAACTACACTCATGCCGCCGATGCGGTGGCCCAGCGCGCGCCGCATGCGATCGTGCAGAAGGTGGCGATGCGGCCGGACGATCGGCGGCTGTCGCTGTCGTGCAACAACGACATCACCCAGGACACCCTGGATGCGATGGCCGCGCGTGGCCTGCCGCGTCCGCTGATGATCGCCGAAATCGACCCGCAGCTGCCCTACCTGGGCGGTTCGGCGACGGTGGATGTGAGCTTCTTCGACCTGGTGATCACCCCGCCGCCGCCCTACCCCGCTCTGTTCGGGCTGCCGCGCCAACCGGTCACGGATGCCGACTACGCCATCGGCCTATATGCCAGCGCGCTGGTCCGGGATGGCGGCACGCTGCAGATCGGCATTGGCACGCTGGCCGATGCGATCAGCCACGCGCTGGTGCTGCGTCATACCGACAACGCCCGTTACCGGCAGATCCTGCACGCGCTGGATCCGAGCCTGGCCAGCCACCCCACCGTGCTCGAATGCGGTGGCCTGGACCCGTTCGAGATCGGCCTGTATGGCTGCAGCGAGATGCTCAACGAGGGCTTCCGGCGGCTGGTGCAGACCGGCGTGATCCGGCGCAAGGTGCATGACGACCTGGGGCTGATGCAGCGCATCGAGAACGGCAGCACCCTGACCATCGACCACGCGACACTGGAGGCCGAAGGCGAATACCTGCATGGCGCGTTCTACCTGGGCTCGCCGGAGTTCTACCAGTGGCTGCGCGACCTGCCCGACGACGAGCGCGGCGCAATCGGCATGCGCCGGATCAGCGAGATCAACCAGCTGTACGGGGGCAATGAGGCGCTGGAGCGCGTGCAGCGCCGCCATGCCCGTTTCTTCAACTCCTGCATGATCGCCACCGCGCTGGGCGCGGCAGCGTCCGATGCACTGGAAGACGGGCGCGTGGTGTCGGGCGTGGGCGGCCAGTACAACTTCGTGGCGATGGCCCATGCGCTGCCTGAAGCCCGCAGCGCGCTGATGTTCCGCGCGGTGCGTGAGGACAAGGGGAAGGTGCAGTCCAACGTGCGCTGGAACTACGGGCACACCACCATCCCGCGGCACCTGCGCGACATCTACATCAACGAGTACGGCATCGCCGACCTGCGCAACCTGACCGACGAGGACTGTGTGACCGGCATGACCGCGATCACCGATGCGGCGTTCCAGGACACGCTGCTGCAGACCGCCAAGGCCGCAAAGAAGCTGGACGCGGCATTCGTGGCGCCACCGCACTGGCAACAGCGCAATACCGCTGCAGTGGTGAGTGCCGCGCTGGCGCCGTTCCGCCAGTCCGGGCTGCTGCCGGACTATCCACTGGGCAGCGACTTCACCGAGGTCGAACAGCACTTGGTGAAAGCGTTGGGCTGGCTGAAGCAGAACACCCAGACGCGCGGCAGCAAGCTGCGTACGGTGCTGGCCGCCCTGCGCCAGCCGGCCGGCGATGGCGACGCGGTATACCTGCAGCGGATGGGGCTGGATGCACCGAAGACGTTTGGCGAAAAGGTGGAAGCACGCTTGGTGCGCCTTGGGTTGGCGCGCACCGCGTAA